A single window of Acanthopagrus latus isolate v.2019 chromosome 1, fAcaLat1.1, whole genome shotgun sequence DNA harbors:
- the polq gene encoding DNA polymerase theta: protein MSGSGPPPKKKSYMGQHQIKKKRGLQAPDEPPEGDTSCLSDRTNRLEKINKDSPMGGGAVFPLGESTLALDEEMLQVLDAVDVIKPAADDALPPAVDRCAQEEPASSSSSSSAAFARPVALAADSKRESDRALCKRPGWRADCKDLAQRLLFSEDLEEVEHAPRVAESIEASQASASIGELKQDKPVGSSTKPKATSRGKSRDKSGTDMKPDPPLDVSRDYIMFSPTRLAAAMKKAKLQQSLQNQSASVLTVPSGLDISTLNDTLPQPGIALHAPAGQAEKLLLSSWGLPKPVLERYHKHRVTHMFEWQAQCLTVGQVLQGGNLVYSAPTSAGKTLVSELLMLKRVLETKRKALFILPFVSVAKEKMHYLQSVFEEAGVRVEGYMGSTSAAGGFKSLDVAVCTIEKANSLINRLIEEDSMALLGMVVVDELHMVGDSGRGYLLELLLTKVRYIAQKQNTTGSLSEGVQIIGMSATLPNLSLLASWLGAELYQTDYRPVPLHEHLKVGCNIYDKSLSVVRQFTPALYVKGDDDHIVSLCYETVRDGCSVLLFCPSKNWCEKLADSIAREFYNLRHADRHGEAEPQPVSLDQEGLVEVVAQLRRTPAGLDPILQRTVPWGVAFHHAGLTFDERDVLEGAFRQSMVRVLAATSTLSSGVNLPARRVIIRTPTFNGHLLDALTYKQMAGRAGRKGVDTTGESVLVCKEAERQKGISLLKGSLQPISSCLVRREGEGVTTSMLRAILEIIVGGVASTPQDVRLYASCSLLAASMKCESKKESNEETNKGAIEACVEWLMDNEFISIQKEGQEEQYCPTQLGAATLSSSLSPPEALGVFADLQRAMKGFVLENDLHILYLITPLYAEWTTIDWYQFFCQWEQLSSSMKRVAELVGVQEGFLARSVSCKVVAKTEKQRRQMAIHKRFFTTLVLQDLVNEVPLGTVASKYNCSRGQLQSLQQSASTYAGMVTVFCKRLGWHNMELLLSQYQTRLSFGVQRELVDLVRVSLLNATRARTLYAQGLCTVAELARATVADVEKALRNAVPFKSSKRAVDESEGEAAERRSLRCVWVTGGRALTEQEAAVEIVSEARLLLQEDLAQLGIQWDPTTLPPEAPAANSADDNHSSDLDTSLESHLSSQKAQVDRIKDHQEKDRVKRGESGDIVRRGKENKEHEKARGEDNKRKQGKCKPKEKIGDRKTEESRGEDRTEIRQTVNEVLEERSKETKKAGTNKKMAKDTEVLSEKREAQKHISSKQEEETSKGIGSIRPESHQGNCSVPERSLTQELAEIVSSPLPPPMPRPLPPSSPVPPPRFRAPTSRVEEQHGVSTRTSKADVTPGLAASPVHPGRLKHSRALSKVLHSIQTDKGRQDNVQIAHTPHSKPRAVPSDQSPAADRVPSTVQTPGPAQESLPGVPAATNAHMLDSPVSVSPTSVPLNPPEAKRRRMDSGEVDKFSSPELYAGDEEAERDPKKGEETFGDSFELDTQTERIIVQQTSAHSDGNDRGMNQLAETENIREEEILKAAVELDNDANEGSSRPEGPDNVCPRFNISLTDSQMELILNTSHQIFPDPVGYNVVDDKDKGGDENEALGADEAASESVNRSSSFLFDSLCDSSLLAGLSPRQIPDQSDEEESVTREIGEKRPLPSTQERRRSELLANQEAEWQEAIQWGESSFNLSEWGDSLLVGEHFLERQSRGREASLHEALQTDTDQVLPEEQLSQSQAKSGGTQPQPTTTTTTTTQKDNDEDKSMINRGNKHEIKANNNAQNDSQPDGIQETKNEKCENRKQEEKKIIKISDNVFLKHPQVQDVPESTFSCSPGLQEIFDRWPSMSDQTWQNTTTGHTTNHTHAANTAQVSDLPQSSIQTRIRAKPNEQVAAAESDPPEEQPSRHNSEDVAERPGSAGDLIPPTQETPPVTPRVKLTTSSVHSPLTVQPLSQSTPSTLLRQKPAVTNCSNSRPGRSDHLSKTDSKQPNSSSDHSHKQHQGPIPETHPVSQSSSKTKPQYLRPPQDPASPSSPRQEPPSDVESPVTDEGFTLQLSQDASLCSSNSGSFSIIDVASDRCLFNTFINEWKTKERYSLALACEKREPRHMAEEEIGGKHKRASALHQKLQRVNGFPVRDSDGLVLIGLSVCWGARDAYYVSLQQEQGEGLSASLAPPPLDEDLPVSERLTQVKTCLSRPSAGHRRGVVVMYDIIQVYKRLVLGCGVSLEGNCEDPKVACWLLDPGSEERTLPNMVTVYCPDELPLLDGLGNVHAHCPRVRAATKSVLILAVMNHLTGLLEKDGMLDMFRSTEMPSQVCLALLELNGVGFSVEECERQKHVMQAKLTALESQAYDLAGHGFSLTSVDDIAQVLFLELHLPPNGDVGGSKSKKTLGYTRRGGGRVRLGKQFSTTKDVLEKLRPLHPLPGVILEWRRITNALTKVVFPLQREKKYHTALSMDRIYPIAQTHTATGRVSFTEPNIQNVPKDFEIQMPTVVGESPPSQDSLMTTKPGKGRRSVVPSVAAGSAEGGQGFSVSMRHAFVPFSGGMILAADYSQLELRVLAHLSKDQRLLQVLNGGADVFRCIAAEWKSVDSESVNDGLRQQAKQICYGIIYGMGAKSLGEQMGVEENDAACYIESFKARYKGINAFLRETVKNCIKNGYVQTLMGRRRYLPGITNSNTHVKAHAERQAVNTTVQGSAADIVKLATVNIQKRLRKTYPAAPLSHQHTHSAGNQRRAGTPRLRGAYFVLQLHDELIYETTEEDLIQVAQIVKREMESAVKLYVKLKAKVKVGPSWGNLQDLDI from the exons ATGAGCGGCTCGGGTCCTCCCCCGAAAAAGAAGAGCTACATGGGGCAGCACCAGatcaagaagaagagagg CCTCCAAGCTCCTGATGAGCCACCAGAAGGAGACACCAGCTGTCTGTCGGACAGAACGAACAGATTAGAGAAGATCAACAAAGACAGCCCCATG ggtggaggagcagtgtttccacTGGGTGAATCCACATTAGCTCTCGATGAAGAGATGCTGCAGGTGTTGGACGCTGTCGATGTTATAAAGCCTGCAGCAGATGATGCTTTACCTCCAGCAGTAGACAGATGTGCACAGGAGGAGCCGGcttcgtcatcatcatcatcatcagctgcctTTGCCAGGCCTGTTGCACTGGCTGCAGACAGTAAAAGGGAGAGTGACAGAGCGCTTTGTAAGAGACCGGGATGGAGAGCTGACTGCAAAGACCTTGCTCAGAGGCTCCTCTTCAGCGAGGACCTGGAGGAAGTGGAGCATGCTCCGAGGGTTGCAGAAAGCATTGAAGCATCACAAGCTTCTGCCTCCATCGGTGAGCTTAAACAAGATAAGCCTGTAGGCAGCTCCACCAA GCCGAAAGCTACATCCAGAGGaaagagcagagacaaaagTGGGACAGACATGAAGCCTGACCCACCACTGGATGTATCCAGGGACTACATCATGTTCAGCCCCACCCGCCTCGCAGCGGCCATGAAGAAGGCCAAACTCCAGCAGTCATTGCAGAATCAGTCCGCCTCTGTGCTCACGGTCCCCAGCGGCTTAGACATCAGCACTCTCAATGACACTTTACCTCAGCCAG GCATTGCTTTGCATGCTCCCGCTGGTCAAGCTGAAAAGCTGCTGTTATCCAGCTGGGGCTTACCAAAACCTGTCCTGGAGCGCTACCATAAACACAGAGTGACTCACATGTTTGAGTGGCAGGCTCAGTGCCTCACTGTTGGACAGGTGCTGCAGGGAGGTAACCTGGTATACTCTG CCCCCACCAGTGCTGGAAAAACTCTGGTGTCGGAGCTGCTGATGCTGAAGCGTGTGTTGGAGACTAAAAGAAAAGCTCTCTTTATTCTGCCGTTTGTCTCTGTGGCCAAAGAGAAGATGCACTACCTTCAG AGCGTATTCGAAGAGGCAGGCGTTCGTGTGGAGGGATACATGGGCAGCACCTCGGCTGCTGGAGGCTTCAAATCGCTGGATGTGGCTGTTTGTACCATAGAAAAAGCCAATTCTCTCATTAACAGACTCATTGAAGAAGACAGCATGGCTCTACTAG gtatggtggtggtggatgaGTTACATATGGTTGGAGATTCTGGGAGAGGATACCTGCTAGAGCTGCTCTTAACCAAAGTCCGCTACATTGCACAGAAGCAAAACACCACTGG GTCTCTCTCTGAGGGTGTACAGATCATAGGTATGAGCGCTACCTTGCCTAACCTCTCCCTCCTGGCTAGCTGGTTAGGCGCAGAGCTCTACCAGACAGACTACAGACCTGTGCCCCTGCACGAGCACCTCAAGGTGGGCTGCAACATCTACGACAAGAGCCTCTCTGTGGTCCGGCAGTTCACTCCTGCACTCTATGTTAAG GGTGATGATGACCACATAGTGAGCTTGTGCTATGAGACGGTGAGAGACGGCTGCTCGGTGTTGCTGTTCTGCCCCTCGAAGAACTGGTGCGAAAAACTAGCAGACAGCATCGCCAGAGAGTTCTACAACCTCAGACACGCCG ATCGTCATGGCGAAGCAGAGCCTCAGCCAGTGAGTCTGGATCAGGAGGGACTAGTGGAGGTTGTAGCCCAGTTGAGACGGACTCCTGCCGGGTTAGACCCCATCCTCCAGCGGACTGTGCCATGGGGGGTGGCCTTCCACCATGCTg GTCTGACGTTTGATGAGCGAGATGTGCTGGAAGGGGCCTTTCGTCAGAGCATGGTCCGAGTCCTGGCTGCTACCTCCACGCTGTCTTCAGGGGTTAATCTGCCGGCTCGCAGGGTCATCATTCGAACCCCCACCTTCAATGGACACTTGCTGGACGCGCTCACATACAAACAGATGGCTGGACGAGCTGGGAGAAAAGGGGTTGACACGACAG GTGAAAGTGTGCTGGTGTGTAAGGAGGCCGAGCGTCAGAAAGGTATAAGTCTCCTTAAGGGGTCtcttcagccaatcagcagctgCCTGGTGAGACGGGAGGGAGAGGGCGTCACCACCAGCATGCTGCGAGCCATCCTAGAG ATCATTGTTGGAGGTGTAGCCAGCACGCCGCAGGATGTGAGGTTGTATGCATCGTGCTCACTGCTAGCTGCCAGCATGAAATGTGAAAGCAAGAAAGAATCAAATGAAGAGACCAACAAAGGAGCTATTGAGGCCTGTGTTGAATGGCTGATGGACAATGAATTCATCAGCATCCAGAAGGAGGGACAAG AGGAGCAATACTGTCCGACTCAACTTGGTGCTGCCaccctttcctcctccctctcccctcccgaGGCTCTGGGAGTATTTGCAGATCTCCAGCGGGCCATGAAGGGCTTTGTCCTGGAGAATGACTTGCACATTCTGTATCTG ATCACCCCGTTGTACGCAGAGTGGACTACGATAGACTGGTATCAGTTCTTCTGTCAGTGGGAACAGCTCTCGTCGTCGATGAAGAGAGTAGCGGAGCTGGTGGGCGTCCAGGAGGGTTTTCTCGCGCGATCTGTCAGCTGCAAAGTTGTCGCCAAGACAGAGAAGCAGCGTCGACAGATGGCTATTCATAAACG gtTTTTCACCACCCTTGTGCTACAAGATCTGGTGAATGAGGTGCCTTTGGGAACAGTGGCGTCCAAATACAACTGCAGTCGTGGGCAGTTACAGTCTCTCCAGCAGTCTGCTTCTACATATGCAG GTATGGTCACAGTGTTCTGCAAGCGTCTGGGCTGGCACAACATGGAGCTGCTGTTGTCCCAGTACCAAACCAGGCTGAGCTTTGGAGTCCAGAGGGAGCTGGTCGACCTCGTCAGGGTCTCCCTCCTGAACGCAACACGAGCCAGAACACTGTATGCGCAAGGTCTCTGTACTGTTGCTGAACTAGCCAGGGCTACTGTAGCTGATGTGGAGAAAGCCTTGAGGAACGCTGTCCCATTTAAGAG cTCTAAGCGCGCAGTGGATGAGAGTGAGGGGGAGGCGGCGGAGAGACGGAGCCTCCGATGCGTCTGGGTCACCGGTGGTCGGGCCCTGACGGAACAGGAAGCCGCTGTTGAGATTGTGTCTGAGGCACGACTGCTCCTTCAGGAAGACCTGGCTCAGTTAGGGATCCAGTGGGACCCGACTACTCTTCCTCCCGAGGCTCCTGCTGCGAACAGCGCCGATGACAATCACAGCAGCGACTTGGACACCTCATTGGAATCACATCTCAGCTCTCAGAAAGCGCAGGTGGACAGGATTAAAGATCACCAAGAAAAAGACAGGGTCAAGAGAGGTGAGAGTGGTGATATCGTCAGACGTGGAAAGGAGAATAAGGAACATGAGAAAGCAAGAGGAGAAGACAACAAGAGAAAGCAAGGGAAGTGCAAGCCTAAGGAAAAGATAGGGgatagaaaaacagaagagagcagaGGGGAAGACAGGACAGAAATCAGACAAACAGTCAATGAAGTGCTAGAGGAAAGAagcaaggaaacaaaaaaagctggTACAAATAAGAAAatggcaaaagatacagaagttctaagtgaaaaaagagaagcacAAAAGCACATAAGCTCAAAGCAAGAAGAGGAGACGAGTAAAGGGATCGGCTCCATCAGACCAGAGAGTCATCAAGGGAATTGCTCTGTTCCTGAACGGAGCCTGACACAGGAATTGGCTGAGATTGTATCCAGCCCTCTACCTCCTCCGATGCCACgtcctctgcctccttcttccCCAGTGCCTCCCCCTCGGTTTAGAGCTCCGACATCCAGAGTAGAGGAACAGCACGGTGTCTCTACACGGACATCGAAAGCAGATGTTACCCCAGGGCTTGCAGCTTCACCTGTGCATCCCGGTAGACTGAAACACTCGAGAGCTTTAAGCAAAGTCCTCCATTCGATACAGACTGACAAAGGCCGACAAGATAATGTACAGAttgcacacacaccacattcaAAACCCAGAGCAGTTCCATCAGACCAAAGTCCAGCTGCTGACCGGGTGCCTTCAACTGTTCAAACTCCTGGCCCTGCACAAGAAAGCCTTCCTGGTGTTCCTGCAGCTACAAATGCACATATGCTGGACTCCcctgtgtctgtttctcctACCTCAGTTCCCTTAAACCCTCCTGAGGCCAAGCGAAGACGAATGGACAGTGGAGAGGTCGATAAGTTCTCATCTCCTGAGCTGTACGCTGGAGAcgaagaagcagagagagatcccaaaaaaggagaggagacttTTGGTGACAGCTTTGAACTGGACACTCAGACAGAAAGAATCATTGTTCAACAGACATCTGCACACAGTGATGGGAATGACAGAGGTATGAATCAGttggcagaaacagaaaacattagaGAGGAGGAAATACTAAAAGCGGCTGTCGAGCTGGACAATGACGCAAATGAGGGAAGCAGCAGGCCTGAAGGTCCTGACAATGTGTGTCCCAGATTCAATATTTCTCTCACAGATAGTCAGATGGAGCTCATCCTTAACACCAGCCACCAG ATTTTTCCTGATCCAGTTGGTTATAATGTAGTggatgacaaagacaaaggtGGCGATGAGAACGAGGCCCTCGGTGCTGACGAGGCTGCCTCTGAGAGTgtgaacagaagcagcagcttcctgtttgaCAGCCTGTGTGACAGCTCTCTGCTGGCTGGTCTGAGCCCGCGCCAGATCCCCGACCAATCAGACGAAGAGGAATCGGTCACCCGGGAGATTGGAGAGAAGCGCCCTCTCCCGTCAACCCAGGAGCGAAGACGCAGCGAGCTTCTCGCCAATCAGGAGGCGGAGTGGCAGGAGGCGATCCAATGGGGAGAGTCCTCTTTCAACCTGTCAGAGTGGGGCGACTCGCTGCTGGTGGGTGAACACTTTCTGGAGAGGCAGAGTAGAGGCAGGGAAGCCAGTCTTCATGAAGCTCTGCAAACCGACACAGATCAGGTTCTGCCTGAGGAGCAGCTGTCCCAGTCCCAAGCTAAATCTGGTGGAACACAGCCACAAcccaccaccacaactactACCACGACTCAAAAAGATAATGACGAGGATAAATCCATGATTAACCGAGGCaataaacatgaaattaaaGCGAATAATAATGCCCAAAATGACAGTCAGCCAGATGGAATACAggaaacaaagaatgaaaaatgtgaaaatagaaagcaagaggagaaaaaaataattaaaatatcagataatgtctttttaaaacacCCACAAGTCCAAGATGTACCTGAAAGCACTTTTTCCTGCAGCCCTGGCTTACAAGAGATCTTTGACCGCTGGCCTAGTATGTCTGACCAGACCTGGCAAAACACCACAACAGGCCACACAACCAATCATACGCATGCTGCAAATACAGCACAAGTTTCAGATCTACCTCAGTCCTCAATACAGACAAGAATAAGGGCAAAGCCAAATGAGCAggtggctgctgctgagagtgaTCCTCCAGAGGAACAACCGTCAAGACACAACAGTGAGGATGTAGCGGAGAGACCAGGCTCTGCTGGTGATCTCATTCCCCCAACTCAAGAGACGCCACCTGTCACTCCCAGAGTGAAACTGACCACCTCATCTGTCCACTCGCCTCTTACTGTTCAGCCACTAAGCCAGTCGACTCCTTCAACCCTTCTGAGACAGAAACCAGCAGTCACAAACTGTTCTAACTCTCGCCCAGGACGCAGTGATCATCTATCAaaaactgacagtaaacagCCTAATTCTTCATCTGATCACAGccacaaacagcatcaggggCCGATCCCAGAGACTCATCCTGTCTCTCAGTCAAGTTCAAAAACAAAGCCCCAGTATCTCAGGCCTCCCCAAGACCctgcctctccatcctccccccGGCAGGAGCCTCCCTCTGATGTAGAATCACCCGTGACTGATGAAGGCTTCACTCTGCAGCTGTCTCAGGACGCATCACTCTGTTCCAGCAACTCTGGGAGCTTCTCCATCATAGATGTTGCGAGTGACAGGTGCCTCTTCAACACTTTCATTAATGAGTGGAAAACAAAGGAGCGTTACTCTCTGGCTTTAGCCTGTGAGAAGAGGGAGCCCAGACACATGGCTGAGGAGGAAATAGGAGGGAAACATAAGAGAG CGTCAGCACTTCATCAAAAGCTCCAGAGGGTCAACGGTTTTCCAGTAAGAGACAGTGATGGACTGGTTTTAATtggactgtctgtctgctggggAGCCAGAGATGCATACTACgtgtctctgcagcaggagcagggcgaag GTTTGAGCGCCAGTCTGGCCCCTCCTCCACTGGATGAGGATTTGCCAGTGAGTGAGAGGCTGACGCAGGTGAAGACCTGTCTGAGCAGGCCATCAGCGGGTCATAGAAGAGGTGTGGTCGTCATGTATGACATCATCCAGGTGTACAAGAGGCTAGTCCTGGGCTGTGGCGTCAGCTTGGAGGGAAACTGTGAGGATCCAAAG GTTGCGTGCTGGCTGCTGGACCCCGGCAGCGAGGAGAGGACTCTGCCCAACATGGTGACCGTCTATTGCCCTGACGAATTACCTCTGCTGGACGGGCTTGGAAACGTGCACGCGCACTGTCCTCGCGTCAGGGCAGCAACCAAGAGTGTGCTTATACTCGCTGTCATGAACCATCTCACAGGCCTGCTGGAGAAAGACGGCATGCtcg ACATGTTCAGGAGCACTGAGATGCCTTCCCAGGTGTGTTTGGCTCTGTTGGAGCTCAATGGAGTGGGCTTCAGTGTGGAAGAATGCGAACGACAAAAACACGTGATGCAAGCCAAACTCACAGCGCTGGAATCTCAGGCCTACGACCTCGCAGGACATGGCTTCTCCCTCACCAGCGTCGACGACATAGCGCAG GTGCTGTTTTTAGAGCTCCACCTGCCTCCAAATGGCGATGTCGGTGGATCGAAAAGTAAGAAGACTCTCGGCTACACTAGGAGAGGCGGTGGCAGAGTGCGACTTGGAAAGCAGTTCAGCACCACCAAG gatgtgctggagaagctCCGCCCCCTGCACCCGCTGCCAGGTGTGATTCTGGAGTGGAGGAGGATTACTAACGCATTGACTAAAGTGGTGTTccccctgcagagagagaagaaatacCACACTGCACTGAGCATGGACAGAATATACCCCAtcgctcagacacacacagccacag GCAGAGTGAGCTTCACTGAGCCCAACATACAGAACGTCCCCAAAGACTTTGAGATTCAGATGCCCACGGTGGTGGGTGAGAGTCCACCTTCACAGGACAGCCTGATGACCACCAAGCCGGG aAAGGGGAGGCGTTCTGTGGTGCCTTCAGTGGCGGCAGGCAGTGCAGAAGGAGGCCAGGGCTTCTCTGTCAGCATGAGACACGCCTTTGTACCTTTTTCAG GTGGGATGATACTGGCTGCGGATTACTCTCAGCTCGAGCTGAGAGTGTTGGCTCACCTCTCCAAGGATCAGCGCCTTTTGCAG GTGCTGAACGGAGGAGCGGACGTGTTCCGCTGCATCGCTGCCGAGTGGAAAAGTGTCGACTCAGAGTCCGTGAACGACGGCCTCAGACAACAGGCAAAACAG ATTTGCTATGGCATCATCTATGGGATGGGAGCCAAGTCTTTGGGGGAGCAAATGGGGGTGGAGGAGAATGACGCCGCCTGCTATATAGAGAGTTTCAAGGCCAGATACAAAG GGATTAATGCTTTCCTCAGAGAAACTGTGAAGAACTGTATAAAGAACGGTTATGTTCAGACACTGATGGGCCGCAGGAGATACCTACCTGGGATCACTAACAGCAACACGCACGTCAAAGCACAT GCAGAGCGTCAGGCGGTGAACACAACCGTGCAGGGTTCGGCGGCGGACATTGTTAAACTTGCTACTGTGAACATCCAGAAAAGACTACGAAAAACGtatcctgcagctcctctctctcaccagcacacacactcag CCGGCAATCAACGCAGGGCTGGGACGCCTCGACTCAGAGGAGCCTACTTTGTCCTTCAGCTGCACGATGAGCTCATTTatgaaacaacagaagaagaccTCATACAG GTGGCTCAGATAGTCAAGAGGGAGATGGAGTCAGCAGTAAAACTGTATGTGAAGCTTAAGGCCAAAGTCAAGGTGGGACCCAGCTGGGGCAACTTGCAGGACCTCGATATATAA